In one window of Candidatus Sulfuricurvum sp. RIFRC-1 DNA:
- a CDS encoding efflux RND transporter periplasmic adaptor subunit: MIKILLLSILLTLSLLGEEVYATFDVFARKEANLNLATSGIVKRLNVDVGSHVKKGSVLLEIDNDDLIAGIDLAKERLKKAKIEEQFARQTYDRYRQVESVIEAELMDQHTLAYQKASAASSEAKASLRYQETLLEKTRLRAPFSGIIASRNIELGDSVVGASALFHLISSPDVKLMLNFDEKYLHSIKIGSKVRYRIDGQKGERMGSISKIYPSVNAKNRKATAEVLTSNIAPGLFGEAYILFENAK, encoded by the coding sequence ATGATTAAAATACTATTGTTATCAATACTGTTAACCCTCTCGTTATTAGGAGAAGAGGTATATGCTACATTTGATGTGTTTGCACGTAAAGAGGCCAATTTGAATCTTGCAACGTCAGGAATCGTAAAAAGGCTAAATGTTGATGTCGGAAGCCATGTCAAAAAAGGCTCCGTTTTGCTGGAAATCGATAACGACGATTTAATTGCCGGTATCGATCTGGCCAAAGAGAGACTTAAAAAGGCTAAAATCGAAGAGCAGTTTGCCCGTCAAACCTATGATCGTTACCGTCAAGTCGAAAGTGTTATCGAAGCGGAACTGATGGATCAACACACCCTCGCCTACCAAAAAGCCTCTGCCGCATCTTCAGAAGCAAAAGCTTCTTTACGATATCAAGAGACTCTGCTAGAAAAAACCCGACTTCGTGCACCGTTTAGCGGTATCATCGCCAGTCGCAATATCGAACTCGGAGACAGTGTCGTCGGCGCATCAGCCCTCTTTCATCTTATCAGTTCACCGGACGTAAAGCTTATGTTGAATTTCGATGAGAAATACCTCCACTCTATTAAAATCGGCTCCAAAGTTCGTTACCGTATTGATGGTCAGAAGGGAGAGAGAATGGGATCTATTTCAAAAATCTATCCTTCGGTCAATGCAAAAAATCGAAAAGCAACGGCGGAAGTACTCACCTCTAACATCGCTCCGGGGCTTTTTGGCGAAGCGTATATATTATTTGAGAACGCCAAATGA
- a CDS encoding efflux RND transporter permease subunit produces the protein MYKFAINRPITTLMLVMTLVVFGMISFRSMPVALFPNIDFPIVTIQTAYPGADPESVESKVTDKIEEAVSGVDGIDKLISTSYEGLSVVTVQFELTKDIEEAANDVRDKIGTLNLDAEVESPSVQKVSASGAASIKLFISTKTGDPIALMRFADEQIKPKLQRIQGVAKIDIVGYRDREIRIFTDPFLLNKYAISSDTLQSRITAENVRAGGGKLISNSNEFILKTRADASSIEQLKSIVITPGVRLSDIARVEDGLKDVKSYSSFNGHEGVLLEVQKIAGTNDLEVISGVKKTIPSLKALAGNSYDLELVEDQSQKILINIENVKFDLIYGSILAVLIVFFFLRNLTATIISALAIPTSIIGTFAMIDVLGYDLNRLTLIGLTLAIGIFIDDAIVVIENISKKIEHGMEPLEASFAGVKEISFSILAISSMLLAVFVPVAFMGGIVGKFFNSFAMTVASGVLISYFVAIMFIPTVGARLLSGGESKFWQKTEPIFLKLDLFYRAILTRLLRFKWITVIGVLAVLIFSFSLAGKVGGTFVPMEDMSEMRVMIKAPVGISLEAMKKEIAPMVKTMQEDKRIETLVLSIGYNAAEEAHKAMIYAKLLPVGQREGLESLIQSYREKFQSYTHFTISVEDVPPIDTGESNAPIQVVLTGPDLKTLESKSLALVKLLKDSDGVIDIDTDFEPGKPEVRIGVNRESAQRLGISAQEIARAIGSTYSSDSAISNFEQNGRQFDITLRTGDEYRSLMKDLKKMQIQTASGEQVMLDGLVTLETTEGAASINRFDRERKILVTANLNGAPLDSIVSMIDEKLPPILGEGYQYRYTGDIERMQETAEAFGFTVLLAVVLIYLILAALYESLIQPFIIMVAMPLSFTGVILALFLTGNPFSIFVMIGIILLMGMVGKNAILVVDFANNAIKEGKNVDEALLEAGEKRLRPILMTTFAMIFAMLPLALGGGAGHESNAPMAIAVIGGLISSTLLALFIVPVLYRLMYPMDSRLRTFYERRNLS, from the coding sequence ATGTATAAATTTGCCATTAATCGCCCTATCACCACCTTGATGCTCGTGATGACATTGGTAGTTTTCGGGATGATATCATTTCGATCTATGCCGGTCGCATTGTTTCCTAATATCGATTTCCCGATCGTAACGATTCAAACCGCTTACCCCGGTGCCGATCCTGAGAGTGTCGAGTCCAAAGTAACCGACAAGATCGAAGAAGCGGTCTCCGGTGTGGATGGAATCGATAAACTTATTTCCACCAGTTATGAGGGCTTAAGCGTTGTTACGGTGCAGTTTGAGCTGACCAAAGATATCGAAGAAGCGGCCAACGATGTACGCGATAAGATCGGAACGCTTAATCTCGATGCCGAGGTAGAATCTCCATCCGTACAAAAAGTGAGCGCATCCGGTGCCGCTTCCATCAAACTTTTTATCAGTACCAAAACCGGTGACCCGATAGCATTGATGCGCTTTGCCGATGAGCAGATCAAGCCGAAGTTACAACGAATCCAAGGGGTTGCTAAAATTGATATCGTCGGGTATCGAGATCGTGAAATCCGGATATTTACCGATCCTTTTTTACTGAATAAATACGCTATCTCCTCTGATACTCTTCAATCGCGTATCACGGCAGAAAATGTTCGTGCCGGGGGTGGGAAACTTATCTCCAATTCAAACGAATTTATCCTTAAAACGCGTGCCGACGCCTCTTCGATTGAGCAACTGAAATCCATTGTCATCACTCCCGGTGTACGGTTGAGTGATATTGCGCGTGTCGAAGACGGGCTTAAAGACGTCAAAAGCTACTCTTCCTTCAACGGGCATGAGGGGGTTTTGCTGGAAGTGCAAAAAATCGCAGGAACCAATGATTTGGAGGTGATCTCCGGGGTAAAAAAGACGATCCCTTCCCTCAAAGCTCTTGCCGGAAATTCGTATGATTTAGAACTGGTAGAAGACCAATCCCAAAAGATTCTCATCAACATCGAAAATGTCAAGTTTGACCTAATTTACGGTTCAATCTTGGCGGTACTGATCGTTTTTTTCTTTTTACGCAATCTAACCGCTACAATCATTTCCGCACTTGCGATCCCGACTTCTATCATAGGGACATTTGCCATGATCGATGTGCTGGGATATGATCTCAATCGTCTCACTCTCATCGGTTTGACTCTGGCGATAGGGATATTTATTGATGATGCCATTGTCGTTATCGAAAACATCTCCAAAAAAATAGAGCACGGGATGGAACCGCTGGAGGCTTCATTCGCAGGGGTAAAAGAGATCTCTTTTTCTATTTTGGCGATCTCTTCCATGCTCTTAGCGGTATTTGTACCGGTAGCGTTTATGGGTGGTATTGTCGGTAAATTTTTCAACTCGTTTGCTATGACCGTTGCCTCTGGGGTGCTAATCTCTTATTTCGTAGCAATCATGTTTATTCCAACTGTCGGTGCGCGGTTATTAAGCGGTGGTGAGAGTAAATTTTGGCAAAAAACAGAGCCGATATTTCTAAAACTCGACCTCTTTTACCGCGCTATTCTCACACGCTTGCTCCGATTTAAATGGATAACGGTCATTGGTGTTTTGGCGGTATTGATTTTTTCATTCTCTCTTGCGGGAAAAGTTGGCGGAACCTTTGTACCGATGGAAGATATGTCCGAAATGCGGGTGATGATCAAGGCCCCTGTCGGAATTTCACTCGAAGCGATGAAAAAAGAGATAGCTCCCATGGTTAAGACCATGCAAGAAGACAAACGGATCGAAACGCTCGTCCTCTCGATCGGATACAACGCCGCTGAGGAGGCGCATAAAGCGATGATTTATGCGAAACTCTTACCGGTAGGCCAACGCGAAGGGCTTGAATCGCTTATCCAGTCGTATCGTGAGAAATTCCAATCGTATACTCATTTTACGATAAGTGTCGAAGATGTCCCTCCTATCGATACGGGAGAGAGCAATGCTCCGATTCAGGTCGTATTAACAGGACCGGATTTAAAAACACTGGAGAGCAAATCGCTAGCACTGGTGAAATTGCTTAAAGATTCGGACGGTGTGATCGATATCGATACCGATTTTGAACCGGGGAAACCTGAAGTACGTATCGGTGTTAATCGTGAAAGTGCCCAGCGTTTAGGTATTTCAGCTCAGGAAATTGCTCGTGCGATCGGATCAACCTATTCGAGTGACAGCGCTATATCGAATTTTGAACAAAACGGCCGTCAGTTTGACATCACTCTCCGTACGGGTGATGAATACCGTTCGTTAATGAAAGACCTTAAAAAGATGCAGATTCAAACCGCATCGGGTGAACAGGTAATGCTCGATGGTTTGGTTACGCTGGAGACGACAGAAGGAGCTGCATCAATCAACCGCTTTGATAGGGAACGTAAAATTTTGGTAACGGCAAACCTTAATGGAGCACCGCTCGATTCTATTGTCAGTATGATCGATGAAAAGCTTCCCCCTATCTTAGGCGAGGGGTATCAATACCGTTATACGGGTGATATCGAACGGATGCAGGAGACGGCAGAAGCATTCGGATTTACCGTCTTGCTTGCTGTGGTACTCATCTATTTGATCCTTGCGGCACTTTATGAATCGTTAATACAGCCGTTTATTATTATGGTAGCAATGCCGCTCAGTTTTACCGGAGTCATTTTGGCCCTGTTCCTCACCGGTAATCCCTTTAGTATTTTCGTAATGATCGGGATTATCCTCCTTATGGGTATGGTGGGCAAAAATGCCATATTGGTGGTGGATTTTGCAAATAATGCCATCAAAGAGGGAAAAAATGTCGATGAAGCCCTCCTCGAAGCAGGAGAAAAACGTCTTCGCCCTATTTTGATGACGACGTTTGCGATGATTTTTGCCATGCTTCCGCTGGCTCTCGGCGGTGGTGCCGGACATGAGAGCAACGCACCGATGGCGATCGCGGTCATAGGAGGGTTAATCAGCTCAACCCTGTTGGCCCTCTTTATCGTTCCGGTATTGTACCGTCTCATGTATCCTATGGATTCAAGACTGCGCACATTTTATGAGCGACGCAATTTGTCGTAA